A stretch of Mesorhizobium sp. M2A.F.Ca.ET.046.03.2.1 DNA encodes these proteins:
- a CDS encoding tetratricopeptide repeat protein — translation MHFRTKTELYRNCQPRSRHLRGEDQTMSRRTGAVSRIFVAVLSHGLALAGVTVLGALATPAFAGDYALCFGDESGGQGSDQKEANVDQAAVDQRIAACTAIAEDDTQAERQRIKAYFYRGSARDDKEDWDGAIADYNQAIALDPKATSALFNRGTDWSNRGDYDRAIADFNIVISLEPSASDAFSSRGSAFLRKGKIDAAMLDFQQAIEADPQNGDAHTGLGTAWSKTGERDKAIAEYDKAIRIDPADFIALVNRGLAYAAKDEFDRAIADYDAALAVDPRSADAYANRSAAWIGKSDWARAIADANKAIELDAGNVDGYYARAVAWASKDNDDRALADFDKVIALDATDARAWLGRSLMRSRKGDSAGAAADCRKAIALDPKKIGSCDAGPADAEVPVAETASKSDLSSLTKQLEATGRQVRSKLAAGEIRRGLELQQQGDLAGAINSFSMAIAEDPDNADAVYDRAAAAAANGDDTLAASDCRRAVELDPQRAGACAALKAGQQTAPAATTQDQAAQDQAAARILVERAGARLAKYGVEGALLDFDRAIGLDPKNADAYLGRSRARTLKGDQAGAAADCRRAVELDPARSGSCDEQAAGDEDKAEQAQDLEQSKAADAVVAPADTAASAEPGASDDLSPADPKLAKLIDTSDPRVLVAVAKGDSLLHEENYDEAIEAYEEAIAIDRESPLAYFGRGKAFDGKKDFARAIADFDKAIAIIPDGAALLTRRGLAKGAAGDADGALDDCIKAIRLDPKASRAFFCTGAAWYGTGDPKRAIEAFSSAIEIDPKDAASYYGRGMARVDAKNYADAIADFDQAAKLDPHNPNYAAARKAATAAQQKGGMGGNSIMPSSKELAAFVDRGYAFYHKGKYDRAIAEFNKAMAIDPQDASPYVGRAIALVDKGKYDAAIKDYNKVIGLYPDYSDAYIGRSVAWTKKNQPDRAIADLSRAIELDANDAQAYFGRGGAFAAKGDYDQAIADFDQALKLDPKMTVAREGRELALAAKGKAAASQPTGRLPNKAAEDAIEAGDIWRGQNQLDRALEQYGMAIAADPSNARAHTLRGFTYTLKGDSDRALADHNKAIELDPKSTDSYFNRSLIWRQRGKIDRAIADLTTIISLQPNNVDAYVLRSRALSVKHDCEGIIADSTKAIGLKPTNAEAWFNRGFCWNRKKQYDRAIADFDETLRLDPNYTNARKERDDAAAAKASYKSTTADAAAMDDATKSGIALYNKGQYDLAIAKFDHAIAIDPHNAEAFGYRGLAWGQKDNYDRAITDYGSAIAIEPKNSSYYSARAFAWTAKNDHKRAIDDFGKAIEFDSTYASNFHGRGISRMIIGDYDGAIADYGKAIELDPNVAKVHVDRGILWVVKGDLKQAQADFETAIRIDRNSPGGYYGRGLLRARAGDQDGAITSFNQAIKLYPRYADAYTARSLAWAAKGDLKRAKADRKKALTLGGN, via the coding sequence TTGCATTTTAGAACAAAAACAGAACTATATAGGAATTGCCAGCCGCGGTCGCGGCATCTCCGGGGGGAGGATCAAACCATGTCTCGCCGTACCGGCGCGGTCTCGCGCATATTCGTCGCCGTGCTCTCACATGGGCTGGCGTTGGCGGGGGTGACGGTGCTTGGCGCGCTTGCCACGCCCGCCTTTGCCGGGGACTATGCCCTTTGCTTCGGCGACGAAAGCGGCGGTCAGGGCAGTGACCAAAAGGAAGCGAATGTCGACCAGGCCGCGGTCGATCAGCGCATCGCTGCCTGCACGGCGATTGCCGAAGACGATACGCAAGCGGAGCGCCAGCGGATCAAGGCCTATTTCTATCGGGGCTCCGCCCGGGACGACAAGGAGGATTGGGACGGCGCGATTGCCGATTACAACCAGGCGATCGCGCTCGATCCAAAGGCGACCTCGGCGCTGTTCAACCGCGGCACCGACTGGTCCAACAGGGGCGATTACGACCGCGCGATCGCGGACTTCAACATCGTCATCAGCCTCGAACCGTCCGCCAGCGACGCCTTTTCCAGCCGCGGCTCGGCCTTCCTTCGCAAGGGCAAGATCGACGCGGCCATGCTCGATTTCCAGCAGGCGATCGAGGCCGATCCGCAAAACGGTGACGCCCATACGGGCCTCGGCACCGCCTGGAGCAAGACGGGCGAACGCGACAAGGCGATTGCGGAATATGACAAGGCGATCCGCATCGATCCGGCCGATTTCATTGCGCTGGTCAATCGCGGCCTCGCCTACGCCGCCAAGGACGAGTTCGACCGCGCCATTGCCGATTACGACGCCGCGCTGGCCGTGGATCCCAGGAGCGCCGATGCCTATGCCAACCGCAGCGCCGCCTGGATCGGCAAGAGCGACTGGGCGCGCGCCATCGCCGATGCCAACAAGGCGATCGAGCTCGACGCCGGGAACGTCGATGGCTACTACGCGCGAGCGGTCGCCTGGGCGAGCAAGGACAACGACGATCGCGCCCTTGCCGATTTCGACAAGGTGATCGCGCTCGATGCAACCGATGCCAGGGCGTGGCTCGGCCGGTCGCTGATGCGATCACGCAAAGGAGACAGCGCCGGCGCGGCGGCCGACTGCCGCAAGGCCATCGCGCTCGATCCGAAGAAGATTGGCAGTTGCGATGCGGGGCCAGCCGACGCCGAGGTGCCTGTGGCGGAAACGGCGTCCAAGTCGGATCTTTCCTCTTTGACCAAGCAGTTGGAGGCCACCGGCAGGCAAGTTCGTTCAAAACTTGCTGCCGGGGAGATCAGACGAGGGCTGGAGCTGCAGCAACAGGGCGACCTTGCAGGGGCGATCAATTCCTTCAGCATGGCCATCGCAGAGGACCCCGACAACGCCGACGCTGTTTACGACAGGGCGGCGGCAGCGGCCGCAAACGGGGATGACACCCTTGCCGCGAGCGACTGCCGGCGCGCTGTCGAACTCGACCCGCAACGCGCCGGTGCGTGCGCCGCGCTCAAGGCCGGCCAGCAAACCGCTCCGGCCGCGACGACACAGGACCAGGCTGCCCAGGATCAGGCCGCCGCCAGGATACTGGTCGAACGCGCCGGCGCGCGCCTGGCGAAATACGGTGTCGAAGGCGCGCTGCTCGATTTCGACAGGGCAATCGGCCTCGATCCCAAGAATGCCGACGCCTATCTCGGCCGCAGCCGCGCCAGGACGCTCAAAGGCGACCAGGCCGGCGCGGCGGCCGATTGCCGGCGCGCCGTGGAGCTGGATCCCGCGCGATCGGGAAGCTGCGACGAGCAGGCTGCCGGCGATGAGGACAAAGCTGAACAGGCGCAGGACTTGGAGCAGTCGAAGGCGGCGGACGCCGTCGTCGCTCCGGCTGACACCGCGGCTTCGGCCGAGCCAGGTGCGAGTGACGATCTTTCGCCTGCCGATCCGAAGTTGGCGAAGCTTATCGACACCAGCGATCCCCGCGTCCTGGTCGCGGTGGCCAAGGGCGACAGCCTCTTGCACGAAGAAAACTATGACGAAGCGATCGAGGCCTATGAAGAGGCCATCGCGATCGACCGCGAGAGCCCGCTCGCCTATTTCGGTCGAGGCAAGGCTTTTGATGGCAAGAAGGATTTTGCCCGCGCCATCGCCGATTTCGACAAGGCCATCGCCATTATTCCCGACGGCGCCGCGCTCCTCACGCGCCGTGGTCTGGCCAAGGGCGCGGCGGGCGACGCGGACGGCGCGCTTGACGATTGCATCAAAGCTATCAGGCTCGACCCGAAAGCAAGCCGCGCCTTCTTCTGTACTGGAGCGGCCTGGTACGGCACCGGAGACCCGAAACGAGCGATCGAGGCCTTTTCATCGGCGATCGAGATCGATCCGAAAGACGCCGCCAGCTATTATGGCCGCGGCATGGCGCGGGTCGACGCCAAAAACTACGCCGATGCCATTGCCGACTTCGACCAGGCGGCCAAGCTAGACCCGCACAATCCAAACTACGCCGCCGCGCGCAAGGCGGCCACGGCCGCGCAGCAGAAAGGCGGCATGGGCGGTAATTCGATCATGCCATCCTCGAAGGAACTCGCGGCTTTCGTCGATCGCGGCTATGCGTTCTACCACAAGGGCAAATATGATCGTGCGATCGCCGAATTCAACAAGGCGATGGCGATCGATCCGCAAGATGCCTCGCCCTATGTCGGACGGGCCATCGCGCTTGTCGACAAAGGCAAGTACGACGCGGCGATCAAGGACTACAACAAGGTCATCGGGCTCTACCCCGACTATTCGGACGCTTACATCGGTCGCTCCGTCGCGTGGACCAAAAAGAACCAACCAGATCGCGCCATCGCCGATTTGAGCCGGGCGATCGAGCTCGACGCCAATGACGCGCAGGCCTATTTCGGGCGCGGCGGCGCCTTCGCCGCCAAGGGCGACTACGACCAGGCGATCGCCGATTTCGACCAGGCGCTGAAGCTCGATCCGAAGATGACGGTTGCCCGCGAAGGCCGCGAACTGGCACTGGCGGCGAAAGGCAAGGCCGCAGCCTCCCAACCAACCGGCCGGCTTCCGAACAAGGCAGCGGAAGACGCTATCGAAGCGGGCGATATCTGGCGCGGTCAAAACCAACTCGACCGCGCGCTTGAGCAGTACGGCATGGCGATCGCCGCCGACCCATCCAATGCCCGCGCCCATACCTTGCGCGGCTTCACCTATACGCTGAAGGGCGATTCCGACCGGGCGTTGGCCGACCACAACAAGGCAATAGAGCTCGATCCCAAGTCTACCGACAGCTATTTCAATCGTTCTCTCATCTGGCGACAGAGGGGCAAGATCGACCGCGCCATCGCGGATCTGACCACCATCATTTCGTTGCAACCGAACAATGTCGACGCTTATGTGCTGCGCAGTCGAGCCCTGTCTGTAAAACACGATTGCGAGGGCATCATCGCCGATTCGACAAAGGCGATCGGACTGAAGCCAACGAATGCCGAAGCATGGTTCAACCGCGGATTCTGCTGGAACAGGAAGAAGCAATACGACCGCGCCATCGCGGATTTCGATGAAACCTTGCGTCTCGATCCAAACTACACAAATGCCCGCAAGGAGCGCGACGATGCGGCTGCGGCGAAGGCTTCATACAAGTCAACGACTGCCGACGCCGCGGCGATGGACGACGCCACCAAGAGCGGCATAGCCCTGTACAACAAGGGTCAATACGATCTTGCAATCGCAAAATTCGACCATGCCATAGCGATCGATCCTCACAACGCTGAGGCTTTTGGGTATCGCGGTCTCGCGTGGGGACAGAAGGACAATTACGATCGAGCCATAACCGACTATGGCAGCGCGATCGCGATCGAGCCAAAAAACAGCAGCTATTATTCCGCTCGCGCTTTCGCCTGGACGGCCAAGAACGACCACAAACGTGCCATCGACGATTTCGGCAAGGCGATCGAGTTCGATTCCACCTATGCCTCGAACTTTCATGGTCGAGGCATCAGCCGAATGATCATCGGGGATTACGATGGCGCGATCGCAGACTATGGCAAGGCCATCGAACTCGATCCGAACGTTGCCAAGGTGCATGTCGATCGTGGAATTTTGTGGGTAGTCAAAGGCGACTTGAAGCAAGCCCAGGCCGACTTTGAGACGGCTATCCGAATCGACCGGAACAGCCCCGGCGGCTACTACGGCAGAGGCCTTCTGCGGGCGCGAGCGGGCGACCAGGACGGGGCAATCACCAGCTTCAATCAAGCCATCAAGCTTTACCCCAGATATGCAGATGCTTACACCGCCCGAAGCCTGGCTTGGGCAGCCAAGGGCGATTTGAAACGCGCCAAGGCCGACCGTAAGAAGGCGCTGACCCTCGGGGGAAATTGA